The following nucleotide sequence is from Pseudomonas sp. RC10.
TTTGCTAGTTCTAGCGGAGCAACAGACAGCAGGGCGCGGTCGACGCGGGCGCAAGTGGGTCAGTCCTTTCGCCCAAAATCTCTATTACAGTTTGGCGCTACGGGTTGAGGGTGGGATGCGGCAATTAGAGGGCTTAAGTCTCCTTGTGGGGCTTGCCGTCGTGAAAATGCTCCGGGAAATGGGAGTTGAAGACGCTGGGCTAAAATGGCCCAACGATATTTTGGTAGGGCGACAAAAGCTCGCCGGTGTTTTGCTGGAGCTCACTGGTGACCCAGCTGATGTTTGTCATGTCGTGGTTGGCATTGGTATCAACGTCAATATGCAGTCTTCCGATCAGGTCGATCAGTCCTGGACTTCCATGGCGCTTGAGGCGGGAGTGGGTATGGATCGCAACCAAGTTGTAGCCCGCTTGAGTGTGGCCCTGGCCGAATATCTGGAGGCGCATAGTGAGAAAGGCTTTGGCGCTTTTAGAGATGAGTGGGAGCGCAATCATTTGTGGCAAAACAAACCTGTGACGTTGCTTTCGGGTCCAAACGCCATTGAGGGTACGGTGCTTGGGGTGGATGCGGTTGGCGGGCTCCGGTTGCGAGTGGGAGAGGATGTTCGCGTATTTAGTGGTGGGGAGTTGAGTCTGAGACTGCGTGAGCAGTCCTAGGTATGGCCGTAGTGCGGATGACAGCTGTCCTGGCATCTGAGGGTTTGTGAGGTCGTCATGCGGTGGGTATTTTTGCTGTTGGTTATGTTGAACGCATTTTATTACGTGTGGCATCAACAGGAGGCTCCTCTCAGACCCAAGGAGATCACGCCCCTGTCCCTCTATAAGGGCGCTCAGCAGGATATTCGACTCCTCAGCGAATCTGGAGCGGGTCGGCTGGAGGGGGGTACGAAAGCGGTGGGCGCCCGGTGTATCTACTTGGGTGGAGGGGTCTCGCAAAGTGATGCCAGGACAATGGAACAGCGACTAACGAGCCTTGATATACAGACCCAATTTGGTCGGTGGCAGGACGATTCGGGAGAGGTGTTTTGGTTGAAAGTAGCTCCTGAAAGTAGGCGTCTTGTGGATGATGTGCTGGTAGGAAGGTTAAGGCAGGATTTTCAGCAGTTAAAAAGTAAAATAATGTCGTGCGAAGGCATTGCAACTACAGAATAGTTTGCATAGAATGGCGCCCGCTTCGCAGTGCAAGACAAGTTGGAATGCACGCGAAGCTTGAGTCAACGTTTGTAACCTCAAGATTTTATTGAGAAAAAGGTTGACAGAAGGTCGGCATCATATAGAATGTCGGCTCGCTTAGGAGGGGTTCCCGAGCGGCCAAAGGGATCAGACTGTAAATCTGACGTCTACGACTTCGAAGGTTCGAATCCTTCCCCCTCCACCAAATTTGAGCGTAAGCAGCAAGCTCAGCGGGTATAGTTTAGTGGTAGAACCTCAGCCTTCCAAGCTGATGATGCGGGTTCGATTCCCGCTACCCGCTCCAGGTTTTGTTGGTTGTGCAATGCGTTTCGCTCTTGTAGCTCAGTTGGTAGAGCACACCCTTGGTAAGGGTGAGGTCAGCGGTTCAAATCCGCTCAAGAGCTCCATTACTAAGGCAGATATGAAAGTATCTGCCTTTGTTTTAGGTGTCGCGAGTCGCCTGGTTTCGTTGTATTTAGGTGGCAAGTGAAAGCCTGCGGTTGTTTGGTGAATCGCAAAAGGTTCGTCGAATAGCTGTTGAAATCTTCTTGTCAGGTCCGCATAATGGTCGGCCTGATTTTGCTTTTAGGTCAGTAGCTCAATTGGCAGAGCGACGGTCTCCAAAACCGTAGGTTGGGGGTTCGATTCCCTCCTGACCTGCCAGATTCGGTTCAACGTGTCTGGCTTTCTTTTCACAGGATTTTAGTAGATGAATCCAAAGGCTGAAGCCCAAGACTCCCGTTTTGATCTCGTAAAGTGGCTCGTGGTAGTCCTTTTGGTCGTAGTGGGTGTCGTCGGAAATCAATACTACTCGGCGCAGCCAATCCTGTATCGCGTGCTCGCTCTGCTCGTAATTGCTGCTGCTGCTGCTTATGTAGGGCTGCAGACGGGCAAGGGCAAAGCTTTCTTCGTGTTGGCCAAGGAAGCTCGCGCTGAGATTCGTAAAGTCGTATGGCCTACTCGTCAAGAAACCACCCAGACTACCCTAATCGTGGTGGCTGTGGTTTTGGTTATGGCGCTGCTGTTGTGGGGGCTCGACTCCCTGCTCGGCTGGCTTGTTTCCTTGATCGTCGGCTAAGGGTGTCCCGTGGCTAAGCGTTGGTACGTAGTGCATGCCTACTCGGGTTACGAGAAGCATGTTATGCGCTCTCTGATCGAGCGTGTAAAGCTGGCAGGCATGGAAGATGGTTTTGGCGAGATTCTGGTCCCTACTGAAGAAGTGGTAGAGATGCGTAACGGCCAGAAGCGCAAAAGCGAGCGTAAATTCTTCCCTGGTTATGTGCTTGTTCAGATGGACATGAATGAGGGTACTTGGCATTTGGTCAAGGATACTCCGCGTGTCATGGGCTTCATTGGTGGGACGGCTGATAAGCCTGCCCCAATTACCGATAAAGAAGCCGAAGCGATACTGCGTCGCGTGGCCGATGGCAGCGACAAGCCTAAGCCGAAGACGCTGTTTGAGCCGGGTGAAGTTGTTCGCGTGACCGACGGTCCGTTCGCGGACTTCAATGGTACGGTTGAAGAAGTTAACTACGAAAAGAGCCGGATCCACGTGGCTGTGCTCATTTTCGGTCGCTCCACTCCGGTGGAGCTCGAGTTCAGCCAGGTCGAAAAGGCATAGCTGAGCTGAAAATCCCATACCCCGCAGCCTTGGGCTGTGGGGTTTTGTCGTCACTGGGATAAACGCGCAAGTAACCGGGGAGCCTTTCGAGGCGTTTGAACCCGTAATTGGAGTGCCTCATGGCCAAGAAGATTACCGCTTACATCAAGCTTCAAGTGAAAGCCGCTCAGGCTAACCCAAGCCCACCTGTTGGTCCTGCTCTGGGTCAGCACGGTGTGAACATCATGGAATTCTGCAAGGCCTTCAACGCCCGTACTCAGGGTCTTGAGCCAGGTCTGCCGACTCCAGTGATCATCACTGTATACAGCGACCGTAGCTTCACTTTCGAAACCAAAAGCACCCCTGCTTCGGTTCTGCTGAAAAAAGCAGCTGGCCTGACCAGCGGTTCGGCTCGCCCGAACACCGTCAAAGTTGGCACTGTTACCCGTGCTCAGCTGGAAGATATCGCGAAAGCTAAAAACGCGGATCTGACTGCCGCTGACATGGAAGCAGCCGTGCGCACTATCGCCGGTTCTGCTCGTAGCATGGGCCTTAACGTGGAGGGTGTGTAATGGCTAAGCTGACCAAACGCCAAAAGGCAATCGCTTCGAAAGTTGAAGCTGGCAAGTCCTATAGCTTCAACGACGCGGCAGCTCTGCTGACCGAACTGTCCACCGTAAAATTCAGCGAGTCCGTTGACGTTGCTGTAAACCTCGGTGTTGACCCACGTAAATCTGACCAGGTTGTTCGTAGCGCTACCGTGCTGCCACACGGCACTGGCAAGACCGTTCGTGTAGCAGTTTTCACCCAGGGTCCGGCGGCTGAAGCTGCGCTGGCAGCGGGCGCTGATCGCGTTGGTATGGACGATTTGGCTGCTGAAATGAAAGGCGGCGACCTGAACTATGACGTCGTGATTGCCTCCCCGGATGCAATGCGTGTTGTAGGTCAGTTGGGTCAGATCCTCGGTCCACGTGGTCTGATGCCTAACCCGAAAGTTGGTACTGTAACTCCAGATGTCGCCACTGCGGTTAAAAACGCCAAGGCGGGTCAGGTTCGTTATCGCACTGACAAAAACGGCATCATCCACACCTCCGTTGGCAAAGTTGGCTTTGATGCTGACAAGCTGCGTGAGAACGTTGAAGCACTGATCGCAGACCTGAAGCGTATCAAGCCAGCTTCCTCGAAAGGTATCTATGTCAAGCGCGTTACCCTGAGCACCACTATGGGCCCAGGTTTGGTCATCGATCAAGGTTCGTTGAACGCGTAAGACCGCCGAGGTGCAGGGAACTGCGCCTTAGCAAAAAATTGGGGTCCCTGCCTGGCGGGGGCTATCCAAGACCGTAGGCGACGCAAGTCTTAAACCACAAGCCTACGCAGATGGTGCTCCCGGTTCCTTACCGAATCAGACACCAAAACGACATCCGGCTCCGGCCAGATGAAACGGTAACAAGCAGGAGTTAAACCCGTGGCAATTAAACTCGAAGACAAGAAGGCCATCGTCGCTGAAGTCAACGAGGCTGCCAAAGTCGCTCTGTCTGCTGTCGTGGCTGATGCCCGTGGCGTGACAGTAGGCGCGATGACCGGACTCCGTAAAGAGGCTCGTGAAGCTGGCGTATACGTACGTGTTGTACGTAACACCCTGCTCAAGCGCGCTGTTGCTGACACTGAATACAGTGTCCTCAACGACGCGTTCACTGGCCCGACCTTGATCGCTTTCTCCAACGAACACCCAGGCGCTGCTGCCCGTTTGTTCAAAGAGTTCGCCAAAGGTCAGGACAAGTTCGAGATCAAGGCAGCTGCGTTTGAGGGCAAGTTCCTCGCAGCTAATCAGATCGACGTACTGGCAACCTTGCCGACCCGTAACGAAGCAATTTCTCAGCTGATGAGCGTGATTCAAGGCGCTACCAGCAAATTGGCTCGTACTCTGGCGGCAGTTCGCGAACAGAAAGAAGCTGCAGCAGCCTAAGGGCTCGCACTCTCTCTCGCGTATTTTTGTTTATTTCGAAGGCCGCTTAGGCCCTCACACAATTCAGGAATTAGAGTCATGTCTATCTCTCAAGACGATATCCTCAACGCCGTAGCTGAAATGTCCGTTCTGCAGGTTGTTGAGCTGATCAAAGCTTTTGAAGAAAAATTCGGCGTTAGCGCTGCTGCTGCATCGGCTGGTCCAGCTGCTGCTGCCGCTGTTGTTGAAGAGCAAACCGAATTCAACGTCATGCTGACCGAAGCTGGCGAGAAGAAAGTCAACGTCATTAAAGCTGTCCGTGAGCTGACCGGTCTGGGCCTGAAAGAAGCCAAGGCAGTAGTTGACGGCGCTCCAGCCATTGTTCTGGAAGCAGTAGCAAAAGATGCTGCTGACAAAGCCAAAGCAACTCTGGAAGAAGCAGGCGCTAAAGTCGAGCTGAAGTAAGCATCGACCTTGCGTCTCCAGCCCAAGCGTTGAGCGAAAGGCTGATGGCTGGTGGCTTCTGCCACCGGCCTTTTTCCGTTATTGGCATCCGATCAGATCGGCGCCACTAACGTGCTTCAACCACCTCGAACGGTGGCGCAAACCATGGGGTTTGCACGATTTTCTGGTCGCTCCCGTCGGGGGAGGCCAAACAAGCAGGTGACCAAGCTGGGGAACGCTGATGGCTTACTCATATACTGAGAAAAAACGTATCCGCAAGGACTTTAGCAAGTTGCCGGACGTCATGGATGTGCCTTACCTCCTGGCCATCCAGCTGGATTCGTATCGTGAATTCTTGCAAGCGGGAGCGACTAAAGATCAGTTCCGCGACGTGGGCCTGCATGCGGCCTTCAAATCCGTTTTCCCGATCATCAGCTACTCCGGCAATGCTGCTTTGGAGTACGTCGGTTATCGTCTGGGCGAACCGGCTTTTGATGTCAAGGAATGCGTTCTGCGCGGTGTGACGTACGCAGTACCGTTGCGGGTAAAAGTGCGCCTGATCATTTTCGACAAAGAATCGTCGAACAAAGCGATCAAGGACATCAAAGAGCAAGAAGTCTACATGGGTGAAATCCCCCTGATGACTGAAAACGGTACCTTCGTTATCAATGGTACCGAGCGTGTTATCGTTTCCCAACTGCACCGTTCGCCAGGCGTGTTCTTTGACCACGACCGCGGCAAGACGCACAGTTCTGGCAAGCTGCTGTACTCCGCACGCATCATTCCTTATCGTGGTTCCTGGCTGGACTTCGAGTTCGATCCCAAGGACTGTGTATTCGTCCGTATCGACCGTCGCCGTAAGCTTCCTGCTTCGGTTTTGCTCCGCGCTCTTGGCTACACCACTGAAGAAGTGCTGGACGCTTTCTATACCACCAACGTTTTCCACGTACAGGGCGAATCCCTGAGCCTGGAGTTGGTGCCTCAGCGTCTGCGTGGTGAGATTGCCGTCCTGGACATCCTGGATGACAAGGGTAAGGTCATCGTCGAGCAAGGCCGTCGTATTACTGCGCGGCACATCAATCAGTTGGAAAAAGCCGGCATCAAAGCGCTGGAAGTTCCGCTCGACTACGTCATTGGCCGTACCACTGCCAAGGCGATCGTGCACCCGGCCACCGGCGAAATCATTGCCGAGTGCAACACCGAGCTGAACCCTGAAATCTTGGCCAAAATTGCCAAGGCACAGGTTGTCCGTATCGAAACGTTGTATACCAATGACATCGACTGCGGTCCGTTCATCTCCGATACGCTGAAGATTGATTCGACTGGCAACCAGCTGGAAGCGTTGGTCGAAATCTATCGCATGATGCGTCCAGGTGAGCCGCCGACCAAGGATGCAGCCGAGACGCTGTTCAACAACCTGTTCTTCAGTCCAGAGCGTTACGATCTGTCTGCTGTAGGTCGTATGAAGTTCAACCGTCGTATCGGTCGTACCGAGATCGAAGGGTCGGGCGTGCTGTGTAAAGAAGATATCGTTGCGGTCCTCAAGACCCTGGTCGATATCCGTAACGGCAAAGGCATCGTCGATGACATCGACCACCTGGGTAACCGTCGGGTCCGTTGCGTCGGTGAGATGGCCGAAAACCAGTTCCGCGTAGGTCTGGTGCGTGTTGAGCGTGCAGTCAAAGAGCGTCTGTCGATGGCGGAGAGCGAAGGCCTGATGCCTCAGGACCTGATCAACGCCAAGCCGGTCGCCGCTGCGGTCAAGGAGTTCTTCGGTTCCAGTCAGCTGTCGCAGTTCATGGACCAGAACAACCCACTGTCCGAAATCACCCACAAGCGCCGTGTTTCTGCACTGGGCCCTGGTGGTCTGACACGTGAGCGCGCGGGCTTTGAAGTTCGTGACGTACACCCGACCCACTATGGTCGCGTTTGCCCGATTGAAACTCCGGAAGGCCCGAACATCGGTCTGATCAACTCGTTGGCAGCCTATGCCCGAACCAACCAGTATGGCTTCCTTGAAAGCCCGTACCGTGTGGTGAAAGAAGGTCTGGTGACTGACGAGATCGTCTTCCTGTCCGCTATTGAAGAGGCCGATCACGTGATCGCGCAGGCTTCGGCGACCATGAACGACAAAGGTCACCTGATCGACGAACTGGTAGCTGTTCGTCACTTGAACGAATTCACCGTCAAGGCGCCGGAAGACGTCACTTTGATGGACGTTTCGCCGAAGCAGGTCGTTTCGGTTGCAGCGTCGCTGATTCCGTTCCTCGAGCACGACGACGCCAACCGTGCGTTGATGGGCTCGAACATGCAGCGTCAGGCTGTACCAACCCTGCGTGCCGACAAGCCGCTGGTAGGTACTGGCATGGAGCGCAACGTTGCCCGTGACTCCGGCGTTTGTGTCGTGGCTCGTCGTGGCGGCGTGATCGACTCTGTTGATGCCAGTCGTATCGTGGTTCGTGTTGCCGATGACGAAGTTGAGCCGGGAGAAGCCGGTGTCGATATCTACAACCTGACCAAATACACGCGCTCGAACCAGAACACCTGCATCAACCAGCGTCCGCTGGTGAGCAAGGGTGACCGCGTCCAGCGTAGCGACATCATGGCTGACGGCCCGTCCACCGATATGGGTGAGCTGGCTCTGGGTCAGAACATGCGCATCGCGTTCATGGCATGGAACGGCTTCAACTTCGAAGACTCCATCTGCCTGTCTGAGCGTGTTGTTCAGGAAGATCGCTTCACCACGATCCACATCCAGGAACTGACCTGTGTGGCGCGTGACACCAAGCTTGGTCCAGAGGAAATCACCGCTGACATCCCGAACGTGGGTGAAGCAGCGCTGAACAAGCTTGACGAAGCCGGTATCGTTTACGTAGGTGCTGAAGTTGGCGCAGGCGACATTCTGGTCGGTAAGGTCACTCCGAAAGGCGAGACCCAGCTGACGCCGGAAGAGAAACTGCTGCGCGCGATCTTCGGTGAGAAAGCGAGCGACGTTAAAGACACTTCCCTTCGCGTACCGACCGGTACCAAAGGTACTGTCATCGATGTTCAGGTATTCACCCGTGACGGCGTTGAGCGTGATGCTCGTGCATTGTCCATCGAGAAAAGCCAACTGGACGAGATCCGCAAGGATCTGAACGAAGAGTTCCGCATCGTTGAAGGTGCAACCTTCGAGCGTCTGCGTCAGGCGCTGGTTGGTCGTTCTGTCGAAGGTGGTGCTGGCCTGAAGAAAGGTCAGGAAATCACCAACGAAGTCCTCGACGGTCTCGAGCATGGTCAGTGGTTCAAACTACGCATGGTTGAAGACGCGCTGAATGAGCAACTCGAAAAAGCTCAGGCTTATATCGTTGATCGTCGTCGCCTGCTGGACGACAAGTTCGAAGATAAGAAGCGCAAGCTGCAACAGGGCGATGACCTGGCACCAGGTGTGCTCAAAATCGTCAAGGTTTACCTTGCCATTCGTCGCCGCATTCAGCCGGGCGACAAAATGGCCGGTCGTCACGGTAACAAAGGTGTGGTCTCCGTGATCATGCCGGTTGAAGACATGCCGCACGATGCCAATGGCACACCGGTGGATATCGTCCTTAACCCGTTGGGTGTACCTTCGCGTATGAACGTTGGTCAGATTCTCGAAACTCACTTGGGCCTCGCGGCCAAAGGTCTGGGCGAGAAGATCAACCGTATGCTCGAGGAGCAGCGTAAAGTCGTTGAATTGCGCAAGTTCCTGAACGAGATCTACAACGAGATCGGCGGCCGTCAGGAAAATCTGGACGACCTGTCTGATCAGGAAGTTCTGGATCTGGCGAAGAACCTGCGTGGCGGCGTTCCGATGGCAACTCCGGTATTCGACGGTGCCAAGGAAAGCGAAATCAAGGCGATGCTACGCCTGGCGGACATGCCGGACAGTGGCCAAATGCAACTGTTCGACGGTCGCACCGGCAACAAATTTGAGCGTCCGGTAACTGTTGGCTACATGTACATGCTGAAGCTGAACCACTTGGTGGACGACAAGATGCACGCGCGTTCCACTGGTTCTTACAGCCTGGTTACCCAGCAGCCGCTGGGTGGTAAGGCACAGTTCGGTGGTCAGCGTTTCGGGGAGATGGAGGTCTGGGCGCTGGAAGCATACGGCGCGGCATACACTCTGCAAGAAATGCTCACAGTGAAGTCGGACGATGTGAACGGTCGTACCAAGATGTACAAAAACATCGTGGACGGCGATCACCGTATGGAGCCGGGCATGCCCGAGTCCTTCAACGTGTTGATCAAAGAAATCCGTTCGCTCGGTATCGATATCGATCTGGAAACCGAATAACACGTGACGCGAATCGAGAGTGGGTCGGTATGACCACTCTCTGCTCCGCCAGGAGGAAAGGCCTTGAAAGACCTACTGAATTTGCTGAAAAACCAGGGTCAAGTCGAAGAGTTCGACGCCATCCGTATCGGGTTGGCATCGCCTGAGATGATCCGTTCGTGGTCGTTCGGTGAAGTTAAAAAGCCGGAAACCATCAACTACCGTACGTTCAAGCCTGAGCGTGACGGCCTGTTCTGCGCCAAGATCTTTGGCCCGGTCAAGGATTACGAGTGCCTGTGCGGTAAGTACAAGCGCTTGAAGCATCGTGGCGTGATCTGCGAGAAGTGTGGCGTTGAAGTTGCACTGGCCAAGGTCCGTCGTGAGCGCATGGCTCACATCGAGCTGGCATCGCCGGTTGCCCACATCTGGTTCCTGAAATCACTGCCGTCCCGTATCGGCCTGCTGATGGACATGACCCTGCGTGATATCGAACGCGTTCTCTACTTCGAGAGCTACGTCGTTATTGATCCAGGCATGACTACTCTTGAAAAAGGTCAGCTGCTGAACGACGAGCAGTACTTCGAAGCTCTCGAAGAGTTCGGTGATGACTTCGACGCCCGCATGGGTGCTGAGGCTGTCCGCGAATTGCTGCACGCTATCGATCTGGAGCACGAGATTGGCCGTCTGCGCGAAGAGATTCCGCAAACCAACTCCGAAACCAAGATCAAGAAGCTGTCCAAGCGCCTGAAGTTGATGGAAGCCTTCCAGGGTTCCGGCAACCTGCCTGAGTGGATGGTGTTGACCGTTCTGCCGGTTCTGCCGCCAGATCTGCGTCCACTGGTTCCGCTGGATGGCGGTCGCTTTGCGACTTCCGACCTCAACGATCTGTATCGTCGAGTGATCAACCGTAACAACCGTTTGAAGCGCCTGCTGGATCTGTCCGCTCCGGACATCATCGTGCGCAACGAAAAACGTATGCTGCAGGAAGCTGTGGATGCGCTGCTCGACAACGGTCGCCGCGGTCGCGCCATTACCGGTTCGAACAAGCGTCCTCTGAAATCCCTGGCCGACATGATCAAGGGTAAGCAAGGTCGTTTCCGTCAGAACTTGCTCGGTAAGCGTGTTGACTACTCGGGTCGTTCGGTAATTACCGTAGGTCCGACCCTGCG
It contains:
- the birA gene encoding bifunctional biotin--[acetyl-CoA-carboxylase] ligase/biotin operon repressor BirA; the encoded protein is MQTLLRLLGDGAFHSGEDLGQVLGVSRSAVWKKLQQLQVETGIEIHKVRGRGYRLAKPISLLNMKWLNDNQGVAGWDIRVYETIDSTNAEAMRLVAQGVSLPLLVLAEQQTAGRGRRGRKWVSPFAQNLYYSLALRVEGGMRQLEGLSLLVGLAVVKMLREMGVEDAGLKWPNDILVGRQKLAGVLLELTGDPADVCHVVVGIGINVNMQSSDQVDQSWTSMALEAGVGMDRNQVVARLSVALAEYLEAHSEKGFGAFRDEWERNHLWQNKPVTLLSGPNAIEGTVLGVDAVGGLRLRVGEDVRVFSGGELSLRLREQS
- the secE gene encoding preprotein translocase subunit SecE; this translates as MNPKAEAQDSRFDLVKWLVVVLLVVVGVVGNQYYSAQPILYRVLALLVIAAAAAYVGLQTGKGKAFFVLAKEARAEIRKVVWPTRQETTQTTLIVVAVVLVMALLLWGLDSLLGWLVSLIVG
- the nusG gene encoding transcription termination/antitermination protein NusG, with the translated sequence MAKRWYVVHAYSGYEKHVMRSLIERVKLAGMEDGFGEILVPTEEVVEMRNGQKRKSERKFFPGYVLVQMDMNEGTWHLVKDTPRVMGFIGGTADKPAPITDKEAEAILRRVADGSDKPKPKTLFEPGEVVRVTDGPFADFNGTVEEVNYEKSRIHVAVLIFGRSTPVELEFSQVEKA
- the rplK gene encoding 50S ribosomal protein L11 — its product is MAKKITAYIKLQVKAAQANPSPPVGPALGQHGVNIMEFCKAFNARTQGLEPGLPTPVIITVYSDRSFTFETKSTPASVLLKKAAGLTSGSARPNTVKVGTVTRAQLEDIAKAKNADLTAADMEAAVRTIAGSARSMGLNVEGV
- the rplA gene encoding 50S ribosomal protein L1, which encodes MAKLTKRQKAIASKVEAGKSYSFNDAAALLTELSTVKFSESVDVAVNLGVDPRKSDQVVRSATVLPHGTGKTVRVAVFTQGPAAEAALAAGADRVGMDDLAAEMKGGDLNYDVVIASPDAMRVVGQLGQILGPRGLMPNPKVGTVTPDVATAVKNAKAGQVRYRTDKNGIIHTSVGKVGFDADKLRENVEALIADLKRIKPASSKGIYVKRVTLSTTMGPGLVIDQGSLNA
- the rplJ gene encoding 50S ribosomal protein L10, with translation MAIKLEDKKAIVAEVNEAAKVALSAVVADARGVTVGAMTGLRKEAREAGVYVRVVRNTLLKRAVADTEYSVLNDAFTGPTLIAFSNEHPGAAARLFKEFAKGQDKFEIKAAAFEGKFLAANQIDVLATLPTRNEAISQLMSVIQGATSKLARTLAAVREQKEAAAA
- the rplL gene encoding 50S ribosomal protein L7/L12, which encodes MSISQDDILNAVAEMSVLQVVELIKAFEEKFGVSAAAASAGPAAAAAVVEEQTEFNVMLTEAGEKKVNVIKAVRELTGLGLKEAKAVVDGAPAIVLEAVAKDAADKAKATLEEAGAKVELK
- the rpoB gene encoding DNA-directed RNA polymerase subunit beta, which translates into the protein MAYSYTEKKRIRKDFSKLPDVMDVPYLLAIQLDSYREFLQAGATKDQFRDVGLHAAFKSVFPIISYSGNAALEYVGYRLGEPAFDVKECVLRGVTYAVPLRVKVRLIIFDKESSNKAIKDIKEQEVYMGEIPLMTENGTFVINGTERVIVSQLHRSPGVFFDHDRGKTHSSGKLLYSARIIPYRGSWLDFEFDPKDCVFVRIDRRRKLPASVLLRALGYTTEEVLDAFYTTNVFHVQGESLSLELVPQRLRGEIAVLDILDDKGKVIVEQGRRITARHINQLEKAGIKALEVPLDYVIGRTTAKAIVHPATGEIIAECNTELNPEILAKIAKAQVVRIETLYTNDIDCGPFISDTLKIDSTGNQLEALVEIYRMMRPGEPPTKDAAETLFNNLFFSPERYDLSAVGRMKFNRRIGRTEIEGSGVLCKEDIVAVLKTLVDIRNGKGIVDDIDHLGNRRVRCVGEMAENQFRVGLVRVERAVKERLSMAESEGLMPQDLINAKPVAAAVKEFFGSSQLSQFMDQNNPLSEITHKRRVSALGPGGLTRERAGFEVRDVHPTHYGRVCPIETPEGPNIGLINSLAAYARTNQYGFLESPYRVVKEGLVTDEIVFLSAIEEADHVIAQASATMNDKGHLIDELVAVRHLNEFTVKAPEDVTLMDVSPKQVVSVAASLIPFLEHDDANRALMGSNMQRQAVPTLRADKPLVGTGMERNVARDSGVCVVARRGGVIDSVDASRIVVRVADDEVEPGEAGVDIYNLTKYTRSNQNTCINQRPLVSKGDRVQRSDIMADGPSTDMGELALGQNMRIAFMAWNGFNFEDSICLSERVVQEDRFTTIHIQELTCVARDTKLGPEEITADIPNVGEAALNKLDEAGIVYVGAEVGAGDILVGKVTPKGETQLTPEEKLLRAIFGEKASDVKDTSLRVPTGTKGTVIDVQVFTRDGVERDARALSIEKSQLDEIRKDLNEEFRIVEGATFERLRQALVGRSVEGGAGLKKGQEITNEVLDGLEHGQWFKLRMVEDALNEQLEKAQAYIVDRRRLLDDKFEDKKRKLQQGDDLAPGVLKIVKVYLAIRRRIQPGDKMAGRHGNKGVVSVIMPVEDMPHDANGTPVDIVLNPLGVPSRMNVGQILETHLGLAAKGLGEKINRMLEEQRKVVELRKFLNEIYNEIGGRQENLDDLSDQEVLDLAKNLRGGVPMATPVFDGAKESEIKAMLRLADMPDSGQMQLFDGRTGNKFERPVTVGYMYMLKLNHLVDDKMHARSTGSYSLVTQQPLGGKAQFGGQRFGEMEVWALEAYGAAYTLQEMLTVKSDDVNGRTKMYKNIVDGDHRMEPGMPESFNVLIKEIRSLGIDIDLETE